A single genomic interval of Helianthus annuus cultivar XRQ/B chromosome 6, HanXRQr2.0-SUNRISE, whole genome shotgun sequence harbors:
- the LOC110864225 gene encoding 60S ribosomal protein L22-2-like, which translates to MSHGGAKGGKKKQSTFVIDCGKPVEDKIMEIASLEKFLQERIKVGGKAGNLGDSVTISREKNKISVTADSNFSKRYLKYLTKKYLKKHNVRDWLRVIASNKERNVYELRYFNIAENEGEEED; encoded by the exons ATGAGTCATGGAGGAGCGAAGGGCGGGAAGAAGAAGCAATCGACGTTCGTGATTGATTGCGGGAAGCCTGTTGAGGATAAGATCATGGAGATTGCATCTCTTGAGAAGTTTCTTCAGGAGAGAATCAAGGTTGGTGGCAAAGCTGGAAATCTCGGTGACTCCGTTACCATTTCCCGTGAAAAGAACAAGATCTCCGTCACTGCTGATAGCAACTTCTCCAAAAG GTATTTGAAATACCTAACAAagaaatacttgaaaaaacacaATGTGAGGGACTGGCTTCGGGTGATTGCTTCTAACAAAGAACGCAATGTGTATGAGTTACGTTACTTCAACATTGCTGAGAACGAGGGCGAAGAGGAAGACTGA
- the LOC110864224 gene encoding mediator of RNA polymerase II transcription subunit 28 yields MAERQLGDPHDTQMHSPQSQTKDDMIGYVMALEAALLPCLPARELQAIDRSPHPSHQIDVERHARDFMEAAKKLQLYFISLQREDQPTKEEILQKDIAMMEEEVKTKTDLIKKQERLIQGWRKELKDQLEKHNVELERV; encoded by the exons ATGGCTGAGAGACAATTGGGTGATCCACATGATACTCAGATGCATTCTCCTCAATCACAAACGAAAGATGATATGATTGGATATGTTATGGCGTTGGAGGCTGCTTTACTCCCATGTCTTCCTGCAAGAGAGCTTCAAGCTATTGATCGTTCTCCCCACCCTTCACATCAGA tTGATGTAGAGAGGCATGCTAGAGATTTCATGGAGGCTGCTAAAAAACTCCAACTGTACTTTATCAGTTTGCAGCGTGAGGATCAGCCAACCAAAGAAGAAATCTTGCAAAAG GATATTGCGATGATGGAGGAAGAAGTGAAGACAAAGACTGATCTTATAAAAAAGCAGGAAAGATTGATTCAAGGGTGGAGAAAAGAGCTAAAAGACCAATTAGAGAAACATAATGTGGAGTTGGAGAGGGTTTAA